tggggcgCTGTAAttcgtcatcttcatcttgataccAAGGATTAaacctgacgctcttcgggcgtccaacaggcagacgctcccagctccatacagaaagtagaagcaaattaccaccaatgcctgcactaTCTGTGATCCGCAGACACGCATCGTCCAGCTgcatatgaaagaaaaacaatgttaacttaacagcaagcttgcattgctaatgaagaatgagttgatcacaaaacagaccaactacctgtttgtacaagtaggcaagagtagttgtaccccagctccatttgctatcgaagacggtcaacgccttcagccacatccatggagcgttcttgccactggagtcaggaaacaaagtcctcgacacaacataccacatgtagacacgagcatgtgtctggatcacatcatcagtggcatccggagggcacgtcgcaaagtGATTTTGAATCCACGTAAAAGCAGCTCCGAcagctttcctttccctcttcttcttctcttctccctcctctacatcagcctcagcctcggtaggagcaataccgataagagcaatcatctgctcgcgccacccatcagaatcggtgctcatacagagaggcctcccatcgatagcaagaccggtgatcaacgagacatcctcgagcgtcacggtcatctccccagtcCGAAGATGGAAACTATGCATCTCCGGCCTCCACTGATCAGCAAGAGCGGACACCGgtggagcgttcagattcggcgtggaccggTTGACCAACtgaatccacgggagtagtcctgcctgcttgatgtacggtgtgtaccgctcatcgtaaggcatggcaggaccaaagaccccgtgataccgaatcttcaaaggttcaagcttctgcaaaaaacaagtaatgaaaaatcttagggcatgtaaatttcaacttaaggcaaatttgcaaaatatttagattactcGTTATTACCAtctccttctcgcgcatcatgtaggcccggtgttTCGTGTCCTAGACATCgtcgagaagccaaaccatccttaatAAGTTAAAACAATaaacatatatgagttcatctTCATCTCAAATATCGGTTTACACTAAACATCTAATATGTGTTCAATTACAAGAATttcaacatctccttctcacacaatgaatatgtcatatgtcttctaataaactcaacatctaatatttcaaataaactcaacatctaatatacATATCTAAACAAACATCTCTTATATGTCTACAAAACACAACATCTCATATTATCTATATAAATAGGCATCTCATGtatatctaaaaaaactaaacaCTCTAGGTTTCACTAACAAGAACCATATACTGTGAACTAAACAACAACACTAAGGTACTATCACTATGACTACACATCCTAAATCAAGCAAATCAACCAAATCAAGGGTTCCATCAAATCTTGGACAAATCTCTAAAATGGTAACAAATTTacggaggaaaagaaagggaacagaggagtttacctagtaggatgaattggagatcgaatccacggatcaaatcttcaGATCTGAGAGGGATGTGGGGAGGGGGGATTCGATGGGggcgccgccgctgctctctgtccaGAGAGGGGAGAGGAGGAACAACTGCCTGGTCGCTGGGCAGATGCGCTataagtcacagtgcagcgcccAAGCGATAGGCGCTGCACTTTACACAGTGTGGCGCCTATCACTTGGGCGCTGCACTGTTGTCtgtctgtggggccgcaactggaccagggccgccacgctggcaggatgtgcgACGCCTAAAGGAAGGGCGATGCATAGTAGTATGCGGCGCCTAGGTGTCGGGCGCCACACTAAAGGGTCAACAGAGTGAAATTTTTTTGAATGCAGGTCAATTTGTGATTTGATTTGGCCTacaggtcaaatatgtgatttctgccgCGCCTAGCTAGTAGCGCCCCGAGAaaaggcaaaagaaaagaaaaaaaatggaggAAAAGAGAATGGAAAAGAGTGGACGTGTGCCTTCGTCCAGCCGCGCATATCCCGTCGCCTTCGCCGGCCCGAACCACCCCGCCATTACTGCAACCCAACCATGTGATGCTGCGGAGGAGGCGCCATTAAGCCACCACCACGCCCTCTCTTCCCAGGGACGATGCGCGCGAATACGCTGAGAGCAGCAATGGCGACGGCCAGGATGGCGCTGTCGTCGCCGGCAAGAGCGCTCTCGTCCGCGGCCGCGCACCCTCCCGCCTCCGGCGTGGCCATGGTGCAGGGCGCGTCGCGCGGCATCGGGCTGGAGTTCGTGAGTGCCCCCGAATCCCAGCTCGCTCCTTCCCCATCATCAGTCCTTTCCCCATTCCGTTTGCGCATCAGCCCTCGCGCTCCTCCGTATTTCCGATTCGCTCACCGCGTACCCGCATTGCCCGCGTGCGGCAGGTGAGGCAGCTGCTGCGGAGGAGCGACCAGGGCCGCGTCGTCGCGACGTGCCGCGCCCCCGACTCCGCCGCCGAGCTCCAGGAGCTGAGGCGGGAGCACGCGGGGCGCCTCACCGTGCTGCCGCTGGACGTCACCGACGAGAGCACCATAGAGGTAACGGGGTAACCTCTCCCGCTCTCTTCCCCCTCACAGATTCCCAAGGTGATACAGTGACAACACGAGTGGATCGAACCTTTCCATGGCAGGCCGCCGCAGCCGCAGTTGGGGAGACCCACGGATCCCTCGACCTACTGATCAATGCCGCCGGCATCCTTTCGATCCAAAATGTGATACAGCCAGGTCTGTTCCTCACATTGGAGCAACTGCTTTCCAGTTTGCATTCGGTGCGTTATGGGATTATAATGGCTTATCTGAAACCAGGCTGCTCTGATCTCATGTTGCAGAGACCTCGTTGAGCAAAGTTCAGAAGTCATCCCTGCTACTGGCATATGAAGTCAATGCTGTCGGTCCTATTCTAGTCATCAAGGTAGCGATTACCGCCTTTCTTTCTGCTCCGAATTGTGTCAGCATTCTGCTAATCACTGCGTTGTGCTTACCCCTGTATCTGGACTTATCTTTGTTCTTGTCAGCATATGCGTCCGTTCCTGAAGATTGGTGCGAGCTTGGAAACAGGGAAAGGTTTTTCGTTGGTTGCAAATATGAGCGCTAGGGTTGGCTCGATTGGAGACAATGCTCTGGGAGGCTGGCATTCGTACAGAGCTTCTAAAACAGCACTGAATCAATGTATGTTAACAGCAAGATGCATGCTCCGTTCAGATTTCGCTAACTTGTTATTCATACCCTTCTTGTTATCGGGATAGTTTCCCCTCATTCATTGTTTTGTCTGTTTGATCCAGCGCAAACTAATCGTCACacaattatgtactccctccgtaaagaaatataagagcgtttagatcactactttagtgatctaaacactcttatatttctttacagagggagtacctttcTTTGTCTTAGATTTCTGAAATGCATGCATTGGTCATGTTTTTGCAGTGACTAAGACTGCGTCAGTCGAGTTGGGCAAGAAGGACAATATCGCCTGCATTTTGCTGCATCCAGGAACTGTCGACACCGATCTCTCACGGCCATTCCAAAGAAATGTGGCCAAGGATAAACTCTTCACGAGGGAGTTCTCTGTGCAGAAGCTCCTGTCCATCATTGACAATGCCAAGAAGACTGACAATGGGAAGTTCTTCGCTTGGGATGGCCAAGAAATTCCTTGGTGACCACTGTTTTCCAGTCAGTGATCATTCTTGCCCCAATCTTCTTCTTCAGAACCAGCTGCATTTGCGCCTTGAATTCAAATCCATGAACCCAGCTCTAGTAAGATCTCTGATATGAAAAGCATGCAAAGTTATCCCCCCTTTCCTCTTCATTTTCAACTACTTCAAATTATGCATATCtgatgtttggccctgagtacaacTTTAGAAGTCAAGCTTGTTCCCTGGTATATATCTATAAGCACTGGGGCCTACAGTCTACTAAATAAAGTACACACACACTTGCAGTGGGAGCTTTCTTGTCTCCCAGTACATGTCAATTGCACTAAGCAAATTCTGGTTCTGGTCATAAGTAACCTCTTCATAGCTGCGATTTCTTTGTCCCAATAAGTCATACGCAACTTGTGGTTAGATCCCAGCTTAATATCTTTGCACCAACATCAACCTTCAAATCGTCCCAATTTGTGCTATCCCTGTGAGCGAGTTTGTTTGGTACTCGGTCGATTCAGTACGAATCCTGGTGGCCGCTGGGGCAATTTTGACAAATCCTTGTATGTTTGATCAATCTGAATATTGTAAATGCTGGAGCTTCCTGTGGCAAAGATCGATCAAGCTGTAATTGCTTTTGGCAAATCCACGTTTTTTCAGTGTCCTGTGGCAAAAGTCAAGTTTTAACGAGGTCTAGGAGACAATTTTGCCAATTTATTATGGCATGAGATCGTTGTGTTTTGCCTTTGTTGGGAAACATGGTAAAGCAGCAACTCATAAATATCTCCATAGGAATATGAAAATATTATGTATCCCAAATAGTATGTCTTTCCATGCTCAAGGGAGAAAGAGGGTGTAGCATTAAATGACAAACTTACAAGGCTATGTAGATTATGACATTAAACAACACTAAGAGCAAGCACCAAACTTATGCCAGAAACCACCTTCGTGCCATGTTCTTTCACATAAATGTCATATGTATGTGGTATATCAATCTAACAAAGATCACACATCACTGCAGTACCGTGCAGATCCTAAAACACATTGTGTGCCAACTTCTGTATGCCTGACAAAAGAACATTAATATGATTAATCAGTTGATATTAAAAGTATACCAAACGTTGTTGTCGAGTGTCCATGCATGTACCTGAAAAGAGCTTGTAAATGGCCTCGCAGGCAACCTCTGTCTGGATCCACAAATAAATACAAGTCAATAACCTTCAATATGGATAATACACAGGAGTTCCTGGGTGCTCCACCCCCCAATATGAATATTAAATTAAAAAAATACCAGGAAAAAAACCCTTCAATATGCCTTATTTAGTATTTGCATGCATTAGTTTTGGGTAACAAGTTAAAGCCTATTTTTCCGGTTACCAAGCTAACAAGGTAATCTTATTTAATATTGTGCATCACGTTGGTATAAAGGATAGGGCTCCTCGACAAACTAGTTTCTTAGGTATGAGCAACTATCATTTCCACTTATAACCAAGGAAAGATGTAAGGCTGTGCTTTTGATACTTGAAATATATTACAAACTGATAACTGAGTGTCATTAGATCAGTTAACTAGATAGGAACGATTTTGATATACCCCTCTTGGTCCAATTGAAATGGCTATTAGGATTCATCTATTTGAGAAACATGGTATAGTAAGAAAGCTTTTGAAAAATACTTGGTAAATATGAATAATATGTATTGGTATTACCGTATTAGACCATCTCTAGTGTGGGTGAAAAGCGATTCAAAGGGGCAATCAAATCGACTCCATACACGAGAGACGTCAGTAATAAATTTATAGGATCGAACCAAGAAGTTGGCATATGGTGGTGGGCCCTTGTGACAAAATCACGGAGGGAAGGCCAGAGAGACTTGCTCTCACCTTTGTTTCTTTGACAGTGGGACCCACAGAAGGATCCCAAGCATTCGACATGGTTTCATCATTCTTGATCTGTTGGGGCCAGTTTCGATTGCTGGTCTCTCGTTGGACATCCATGGGAGCTGCACATTAAAGAAGAGTAGAAATGGTTGAGCAGAGTAGTGAAAAGATGACTAAAGATATATGAAAGCTGAAGCTTTGTAATATGAACTTTGCTTCGGTACACCCCTCCTAGAGAAGTTTACGCATTTCAATGCAGATTAAGGTGGAGATTAGGAGGTACCCCTTCAATCAAAAAGGATAATATAGTCTTTCGTATCCAAATCAATTTATTTAATACGTTTGATCTGCAGGCTAATATGGCAATAGGCTTTTTAAGTAACTTAAGATTTGTGCAAACTTTTAaggggggtgtaccgaagcaaaACCCAATATTTAATATCAGGATTTCCTATGTTGTGACCAATCAATTTTGTTCTACCAAGCTTGTTGGTGTTATAATGTGTCAACTCCATCAGTATAGTACCCCTAGTACTACCGTTTGATGCAAAAGGGTATACCTCATTAACTTACGTGTGTGCTTTCCCTGATTTTCTCTTTAAATGAAACTATGGGCATGAAGCTAGACAGATTGTCTAGTTACCTATGTTTGCTACAGAGAGACGAGTAAATAGACAAAAGCTACCAAAAGCTAAATATAAAAATCATTACTAGTGTACCTTCGCAGTGGTTGTAACCATCACCAATGTATTTCACACCTTGTAGAACAGGACATTCACAAACCGTTCCAACGGAGGTGTCCTACATGTGCCCAAAACATCATATGTGAAGCTAAACAGAACAAATATTTAGCACATGAAGTctatgtttttaaggcgacgccttaccgccttagggagggggggcgctttggcgcctaggcgacgcctaggcggGCGCTTTGGACGCTTAGGCGCCCAAAGCGGCCAATTTTCCAAAGCGGAGGGGGAGCGCTtcgacgcctaggcgtcgcctaggTGTCGCCTTAGGGACGCTTTAAAAACATAGCATGAAGGAATGCAATTTAGAGAAAATAGAAGAGCAGAACATGTACCTTGCATGCAGTCACGTTAGCAGCCATATCTTGCCAACAACCGCCATTGTTGTTCAAGCACTGATTGGTTTGTATGTCTTCTTCATGAGGCAGTTTACAATAAGCTTACATCAGTacttcctctgtcccaaaatataagaacgtttttcatacaagtgtagtatgaaaaacgttcttatattttgggatggagggagtagtttataagaGGTGACATATTGGATTTTGGGTGATATGGTGTAGAGAATATATTATCTACTATTCTATGTCTATAAGCTTGTTGTCGTCTACACCATTGTACATATATTTGTCTAATGTCTATAACATTATACTAGTCCATTGTAGACAATTCATTGTAGGAGTTTTTTGCCAACCATGGTCTCTACCACTATACTTGCCGTATTGTATGGTGGAGTTAGTGGGCTGCATTTTTGGGAACTTTGCGGAAAAGAGACCTTAGGTCAAGACATGAGGGGAGTGGTTTATGGCCATGACAGGCACACCTCAGGAAAAGAGGGGGTGGGGGGAGCCTGGGCTCATATTTATAGCCTTGACTCCTTAATACATTATTCAAGACACTCCTAAGCAATCTAATCTCAAGGAAAACTATCAGCAAGGCTGATCCATGAGAGGGGCGTTATGCGGCTTCCAATAGTGGTGCCGCACACCTTAAGGTATTCGTGTGACGACCATCTTAGCCCTGCTTACATATTAATGCAATATCTTTGTTTCTCCATTATTCATTATAAACTAGACAACTAAAAATTCATGTGAACCAACAAATCAAACCTTCATTTAAGCAAACAGACGGTTCATTATTTTCTCGGAAGCTGGCGCAGAGAGCTTTAAGAACTGCTGCCTTTTCAAGTTTCCCTAGGAAATAAAGATTCATTAAGCAGTTAAGGCTCACCAGTCACCACACCTCATGTAGCTATTCCATTATTGAAATTGGAGGGCCGAACACTGACCTCTGTATTGCCTATTGTTGATTACTAGTGTTGGCAAGATAGTAACATGATTGCCAGAGTCCTTGCCAATCTGTGCAAAATAGAAGTTGCTGCTGCATTCAGAGGACTAGCTTGGTAAACGTGAAAAATAACATAGTGCTCATTGCTAAGCTAGTAACCTGTGCATCTTGTTCAGCTTTTAGCACAGGATTTTCCTCGTCTGCGTTAGGATCACCAACACACATGTCAACCGCTTTTTGATTAAGGCCTGCAAAACACATACACATTCACCACCATTTTTTTAACTGCACCTCATTTTCAATCATAGAATGGCTGGTGCAACATTACTGTATTAGCATACCAAGTGATTTGATTACTCTGTGAGCACATTTTTCATTGTAGTTCTTTTCCTTCATTGAGCACCTAATAGCAAAATGAGTCACATAGTCCCACCATAACCAAGGCTTCCCGGTCTCCTTTGCAACTTTGAACACACAAATTTGATATAAATTCTGAACCACCACATCGCTCCCATCGTACCCTTTGCCGAAATCTTGTTCCGGATTTGGTGCACAATACCTCCCATAGTTGATACACTGGGACCTGCACTGCTTGCTGAACATGAAGCTCTCTGGGCAATACCAAGTAGTGTAATGAGGAGTGAACTGTGTGTAGCCCTTCTTCTCGAGTATCTGGGCTACACCTTTGAATCTCTTCAGGAAATCAACTTGCTCATCACATTTTGGACCACATTCATCGTTACCGTTTGTCCAAAATTCATACTCGGCACGCTCATGAGGGTACGGTCGGGACTCCTCCCAGTCCAAGTTTACATCAACCAAGTCGCCATTGTTACTTGCTTTCCTTAGACTCTCCCCAAGGCTTTTGGTTATAAGTGCTGAAGGAATGGTAATATCCTGTAAGTGTAAATTGAGTGTTGTCTCGCCACTTTCTGGTTCGTCTATTGCAAATAAAGGTTCATTTCTGTCATTAACAATAAGGACTGCTGCTGCTCCTGCTTTCTGCCCATTCCGCACCTTGGTTGTGAAGAAACAATCTGTTCAAGGCAACCATATTGTATCATACAGTATATTACTCTACTCGGTCATAATAAGTACATGTGGTATTGTAAATAGGTGTAGTTAAAAATTTAGAGGTCGAGTATGCGTATACACTTAAAATACTTCGCTTTGCATAAAGTGAACCTCAAAGTGTACATTAGTAATAGTATAATCTATTGGAACGCCACAACGAATTGGCACATTAAGTGTAGTTAGGATTATCACCAACAACTTGTTAGAGAGATGTACAGATAATCAGACCAGTTGTGCAAAATAAAAAATTTGACTAGGAGAAAGTAGATACATGTATGGAAAGACTAACCAGGTAACTACTCCTTCCAGTTGGGAGTGTAAATATTTGGCATTTTGGAAAATGACATGGTAAGTAAACTGCTCCTTCCATACGTTCTGTTTAAACATATCTATAAATAGAAATGCAGTTGTGCTATTATGAAACTACTACTCAAGACAAATCTATGCATATTGCTATTGTTCAAACTAGATAACTTGAAATAAACAACTCTGTCCATTTTCCTGCCTTCTTTTGCCATCACTGTGCTCTAAAAATCATGTAATTGTTGCCTAAAGCTTGTACTGAATGTGTTGATAATATATGTTCAGGCTGACCTAATGGTCCGCCGTAGTTACAATACTCTACTTGTGAGATGTATCTCGTCAAACAACCAACTATAACTGCAGTATATGTCATTGTTAAGTTTTAGTGCTCTAATTGTATTGAAAAAATGGATATGGTTCCACTATCAAATGATAATGGAACAAAAACAAAGCAAAAGCATCCCGATGCAAAGTGAAAACAAATGCAAAGGTTCCAGCTAACAAGTCTCGCCAGCACAAAACAAGAAACGACAGTACAAGCAAAGTACATATTACAAGGGGGGAAGTGACCAAACGAATAGAGGTGACAAACGAAAACAGAAAAAGTTAAGATGGTGGCATAGAAGGAAGACAATTTTTTGATAGAAGATGAGGAATTTCCATAATATTCAGCTGCACGTAAAGGAATTGCCTCTTAATTAATGCAACCCATCATCTTTGAGAATTCAAAGTAGGTGTCTATGTACATATGTAGATTGAGTCGACGAAAATTCAAAATCAGATCTTAGTCCTACCCTTcatctttgtccatgttatacctCGCAGCATATTTTAATTTCCACTCCTGAATTAGGAATAAACATACTAGCTCTTCATACTTCATAATGCACACTTGTAGTAGAGAAACCGTCGAAAACACAAAGCATACATGATTGATAAGGAGAGTGTAAAGCAATTTAGCAGGTGTTTGATCGGTTGGTGCAGTTACTCGGATCCTTTTTGAGGAAAGAAAGATTTTGTTTCGAGGGAAGTACTCAAATCCTTCTTGGGCAGTGGGCACACGTATCTTCAACTTCGAGCTCCCCACATCATTGTTTAGCCGCTGGACCTAAACCTCTAGTTACCCGTACCAGTCGAGGTTCTTCTGGGCTGGCGAGGACGACAAACAGAAGTACCATATGGTGAGCTAGGCCGACATCTGCAAGCCCAAAGACCAGGGGGGTTTTGGGATCCTCTCTTCCCGAcgcatgaacattgccctcctgACTCGCTGGTTGTGGCGTATTGCCAACGGGGAGGGAGGCCTCTCGCTCACCATCATCCGCAATAAATACCTTCGTGGCCAACCTCTTGCCTTTTGCCAACGTACGGGCGGGTCTCAGTTCTGGCAGTCCGTGATCCAGCTCCCGCCCATACTATGCATTGGCACTTCTATATCTGTTGGCTCCAGAGCCTCGACCCTGTTTTGGTTCGACCGTTGGCTAGGGGACGCCCCCCTGGCGGTGCGTTTCCCTGAGCTATTTGCCATTGCGGTTGACCCTCGGGTCTCGGTCGAGAcgacccttattgacttagggcgtctcGCCTTCCGGCGCCCGTTTGGCCCCCTTGAGGTGGCCGCCTGGGACTCCCTCCTCCAGGACATTGCTCTTCCGCCGATGGAGGTGGCGGAGGACCGGGATGTTCTGTCCTGGCACCTCGAGCCTTCTGGACGTTTCTCCACGAAGTCCTTATACGGTGCCATTGCTCCCTCGTCGGCCCCGGAACCATTTAGCCTGATCTGGGATATCCGTCTCCCGCTGAAGATCAGGATCTTCCTATGGCAATGGATCCGTGGCCGGCTCCCCTCTGGTGTTGAAGTCCTCAAGAGGAATGGCCCGGGTGATGGGAGGTGCCCCATCTGTGGCACCATTgaggatgctaaccacatcttTTTCTCGTGCCACTCTGCCCAGTTCCTTTGGGCCTGCTTCCGCGAAACGGTTGGTGGACAGTGGTGTAATACCAACTTCCCCGACCTGCTTGCCGAGCTTAACGCTTGCCCTGCCCGCTACCGCCATATTAGATGGCTGTGCGTGGGGGTTCTCGCCTGGACGCTTTGGAACATTCGTAATAAGCTTGTTATTCAGAAGGTGCCCCTTCGTCGTGCGACTGACGCAATCTTCAAATTGTGGCTACCTGCAGCTTTGGCGAccgcttagccgcccccaggaCCGGGACGTCATCACCGCCCTCCTCTCCGATCTCCGCTCGATGGCGCTCCGCGTGGCTCCcccgctgccgcctcctcctcctgagcCTGACTAGTCCGCTTGGCGACTATGTGGACTGTGGCGTGCTTTTTTTGGGTtttgggcttgttgtgctgtgCCCTCAGCTATGATCCTATGTTGTACTATTTTGGCTCCTGTGGACCTCCATGTGTGTGTGTCTGTTGTGTGCTGGATCTTCTTGGATGCTTATTGTGCGGttggctttataatataaagcggggcgaaagcctttttcggtaaatagTGGTCTCTTCAAGCAGGCAAATTATCTTCGGCGCTTAACGGGCTGGTTAACTCGTTAGTCTTAGAACGCTGTCGagggttggatgcgacatatgccaacgggtggcttatcatggtgggggcgagtagaacgtcgccggtgcctggaaacgggatgaggcgcaaacatgcacgccggcgaatcttacccagcttcggggctctccggggagataacacccctactgctgctctgcggggtctccgcatgatcactatggtgtgataatacaaaggtgctccttgagctgtttcgggaggcaggagggaGCAAGGCTGGCTCTCTCCTCTGCTTGCTATGTGTCTAAATCTATCCaaggccgaaccctttgcatgggtgtcccggggggtttatataggcctaccccccgggggtacaatagtaatctgactgggcgtggcccccagccgtctgtctctcacgcCGCCGTCCTTtatgccggcttctggggcccgccgactggtgggtcccccgGACAGGTCGACACTGTGCggcgctcctgatgacgcaggctcggtcatggggtcgtgggaacagtgccgccgtctgtcaggcgatcactgtcgccattccccgtccaATCTGGTTTATGGCTTGTGGAGCCCTGACTGGGAGGCGGCCGACTCCGAGGAGGCCGACTCCCTCATGGCCGTCCTCGGGCACTCCGGCCGTCTTCGATCCTCTCGCTGACAGGTGGCCCGGCGatcttcgggccgtacaggccggcgtcgtggccaTAGTGcgtcgcgcactgtggctgaggtcaggggaggcatggcaacagtgcggcGCCTCACCGGAGATCTCTCGGTgatacggcacactgtagccatgcccgcCCCTCGTGAGCTGGAGGGGACGGCCACGTCGGGGCCGTGCCCTGCATGGGTCCTCGTGAAGGGTCGCGGGCCGACTCTCATAGTCGGCCCCCCGAAGGTCGCAAGCCCAGAGTCGGCCTGCTCCAGAGTCGCCGTCTAGGACTCGGCTTCTCCGAaggtcgccagctgggactcggcctcCCCGAAGGTCGCCAGCTAGGATGCGGTCAGAGGGGCGCggcttgccccgatgtcttgaaagatcctgggtcccgggtcggcctacccgtggcccattactccgacagtagtccccgaagctggtgaagcccggcGGGCGCTGCCTCGAGGGGCTTCAACAGTTTCCATTTTCCCAGAGCCGACTCTGAGACTCGGCCGCTGTTTCTTTAGGCCGCCTCGCCGAAGTCGGACTCGCTCAGCGAGGGCCCGCTGTTCATAAGTCGCGGCGGGAAACGGGCGGCGTATCGGATACGCTTCCCTGCCATTATTGAAACGGTCCTATCGCGCGGCGCCACGTGGAGGCGATAGTCTTCctacccacgcgcgtgacgggacgggccgtcaggtggGGCCCGCCATTACCGCGCCTCGgcccccgagcggatccgctgtggccgtGGACGGTTGGCacccccacgtcgttactgcgcgcagtaacttcgtggtggTTAATCGTGGGCGGCGTGGGGCCTCGGGCGCAGttaatccccacgtccgccccctcggcttctcagcccgtaGGTCTATAAGTAGGCGAGGAGGAGCGGGGCGGCACTGCACGCACACCCTCTCCCCCCCTCTCCTGCCTTTCTCCTTCCTTCGCCGCGAGCCACGGCATTCTTCCTCCGCCGCGGGCCAGGGCATTCTTCCTCGCCGGCGATGAGTTCTTCTTCCGCCGCGCCCCCCACGtcacgctccggcgtgtgggatggCTCGGACGTGGAGGCGgagcacatcgagttcctccgccggacccgccGTCTCCCGAGTGCGGACTTGGTGCACGCCCGTCCC
Above is a window of Triticum dicoccoides isolate Atlit2015 ecotype Zavitan chromosome 5B, WEW_v2.0, whole genome shotgun sequence DNA encoding:
- the LOC119307428 gene encoding C-factor-like yields the protein MRANTLRAAMATARMALSSPARALSSAAAHPPASGVAMVQGASRGIGLEFVRQLLRRSDQGRVVATCRAPDSAAELQELRREHAGRLTVLPLDVTDESTIEAAAAAVGETHGSLDLLINAAGILSIQNVIQPETSLSKVQKSSLLLAYEVNAVGPILVIKHMRPFLKIGASLETGKGFSLVANMSARVGSIGDNALGGWHSYRASKTALNQLTKTASVELGKKDNIACILLHPGTVDTDLSRPFQRNVAKDKLFTREFSVQKLLSIIDNAKKTDNGKFFAWDGQEIPW
- the LOC119309104 gene encoding vacuolar-sorting receptor 1-like codes for the protein TDCFFTTKVRNGQKAGAAAVLIVNDRNEPLFAIDEPESGETTLNLHLQDITIPSALITKSLGESLRKASNNGDLVDVNLDWEESRPYPHERAEYEFWTNGNDECGPKCDEQVDFLKRFKGVAQILEKKGYTQFTPHYTTWYCPESFMFSKQCRSQCINYGRYCAPNPEQDFGKGYDGSDVVVQNLYQICVFKVAKETGKPWLWWDYVTHFAIRCSMKEKNYNEKCAHRVIKSLGMLIQ